The Polypterus senegalus isolate Bchr_013 chromosome 11, ASM1683550v1, whole genome shotgun sequence sequence aaaatgtaTCAAAATGTCCCACTCTGGCTTTTAATAATGAGGGCAATGAGACTCtttataaaaaaagttatttattggTTCAAGGCAAAAGATTAGGTTAATATGAAAAAATGCTCAACATAGTAGAAGGGAGTTGatttaaaagcagttcaaagCTAATAGGTCCCAATATACAATCCAAAAGCAGAATCCCATGTGGCGAACGACCAGGGCCCCCTCAGTTTATTTTCATCGGGAGCAACCATGGACTATTCAATACCTCTCCCTGGATGCTAGGTGGCAACtcccctgggttggagtggtgaCTTGGCCTCCCGCAGgactccatgggaattggagtttggtgcagccctgttgggtcccacaggtgctgccagggggtgctgcagctgggactcctgcgCCCTTATGGACAGTGTTTtgaccacacccggaagtgcaatcaagcacctggagcacttccgggtgccttataaaaggagccagcagctacCACTGAGGGGACGAACTCAGGAGGATAAGGACAACGCTTGCCAAGAGGATCGGTGGTGAAGAGTgtgctttaattgtgtttatttggtgtgctttgggactgtgtactgcctgtgggacacggggaagacgtgccctacaggtgaagaaaaataaatcattttgttgattttaatgtgCCTctattgtcagtctgtgtcggttTGGGTGCATATATAGCGGCTTTATCACACCCAAGATAGAAGCAAcataaaactaataaacaataaagtaaaaaaaaaaataataaggaatCACAGAAATCCCCAAATTTAACTCTGTGCTCCACTGCTGAGACTTCTCTTTCTGACTGAATATTTATCTAGAAGTAGCACCCAGctgcagtgatgtcagggtggcttcGCCTCCTGGTGCTGCACACACATAGCACTGAAAATGGCAGCACATTTAAAgagaaataatacaaataaatataatacaaatattatttaatattaatataataaacagatctaacagaaataacataaaaacaaggaaaaaaattcaaacttaataaaacaacaataaagatgaaaatgaaatactgtaacaCAACAGTTTGCCTATCACTGAATTAGGCTACTCAGTGGCATGTTCACACCAGATGAATAATTAGATTTTTCGTGCCAGCTGACAtatgatgtccatccatccattatccaactcgctatatcctagctacagggtcacaggggtctgctggagccaatgacATATGACGTGAgacacaaaattattattatgattctgCTGGGGAAACAATTTTATATCTGAATTGGCAGAGATTGGGTACCTaagcattatacaaaattatagtCAGAAATCAAAGCAAGCAATCTTACCCATAAACtcatattaaaaaagaacaaaaaactgtGTCTTGGAACACTTGTCAAGGAAATGCAAACATCaataaaagaacattaaaatattaaatatggaaTATGTCAGGGTTAAAACTAGatggataaaaacaaaaatattttctgtttgatcTAACACTTGGTGGGACTGTCatgcaaacagaaagaaaaatatctgTGAATGGTGGGAGTAGATCAGCTGCACAGAAAAGCAAGAATTACCACCTCACTTAGGGACTGATTGACAATGTAGGCACAAGTAGCAATCAGCTGTACagaacagacaaaaataaagacaGGAGTGTCAGGCCGAAGGGCTTTTtggcatattttcatacatttctatcaatatttttgttgttttttttttaatgtaatattcagTTAAACCTATTGtttgatttacaaaaatatttgcaaaacaaattccatttcacttacatttaaatttttgccCTAGACAAATGGAGAAAGATAATTAGTCCTGTCTGAAATCATCATGGTGTCATCTGGTATTTAAATATAGATCTctaggttaaataaaaaaaatcaaaagactcATTTCCTGTGATGTATAAACATTTTGTTCAGCTACTTTTCAATTCTGAATACAATCTCAGTGCTTGCAATACTAACAAGTTAGACAATGTACGCATGACGTAACATTTAGGTGCGTTCAGTGACTAAGTGAATTGatgtgaaagttggagcatttcacatttattatttacttcatTCCAgagtcatttattacattttggttttcagttttgtaacagagagacattttcaaaaataatagtaataacagaaTGCATTTACATGCTTTAGTGGATGacattaaatacatgctttttaacattgtggtggctcaatagctttcataaCTAGCAGactccaattcaagtgatgttaagcaaaatgacaccttttattggctaactgaacagattataatatgcaagcttttgaggcaactcaggcaccttcttcaggcaaaatgtaaactgattacatcttttctttttattgtatctttctagttagctaataaaatgtgtcatattgcttaacttctcaccataataatagtaataatgacacaatgaaaatgtacccacaattccaaaaaaattctaaatggaTTATATTTACCCTAGTATGGCATTACACTTGTTTTTGGTTTATTTGGCTTAATCAGTGCAAGTGTATCGATAAATTGCTGTGAGCAGTCAATTTTTATAAACTATTCACAGATTGCACATAGTGAGATGGTTCCTGCTCATCAGCATGGCCATTCCACTCTGGATTACACACTTAACAAGGCTATGCCCCTATTATAAAACACGTATATAAACAATTACACTATAATTCTGAGGTTGTGATGGTGTTCGGTTTAGAAAAGCAGCACATTAAAAGTGAACATTGTCTCagagggatgtcttcctccatATACATATTCTTTTTCCTCTCAGAAACAAACAATTTTCCATTTGATCACTAATTGCAAAGTCATTTCTGTgaaaagaatttgatttttttaactgtCTCACATTTATTTCAGAGCCTGAAGCGAGTGAAACAACATCAATATCTCTTCTCACTTGGGAAGGTGCAAGTTCTCACGTCCGGAGAGATCATTTTCTTTGTCTGCCTGACATGCAGGATATGTGCCAAAAATCAATTAATTATCATCCCCTGCTGTCATATTCAAGCATGTTAGTATTTTTATTACTTCATGCGTGAAGATACATAACCTTTATGAAATAGCCACTCCATAAGAGATATTTCTGTTTTCATAAACAGCAAAAATTCCAAAGCAGTAATTGAAATCAAGCccctcttaaataaataaatagaaagtaGTTTTTGAGAACCACCTAATCAGACTAAAAGCTACTAAATGGAGACGACTGCCATTTAAGGAATATTTACTAGCTATATCCTTAATTTGACACCATCTTCTAATCCTAAAAATGTTGTAAGTAAAAAGTAACCTTTCTCATGCTTACTTTGCTAAATCTTCAGTTGCATTTACATTCCTTTGACCAACAGACATCACCAAAAAAATGcccttctttttattaaaatcacaagaTAAGAACATTAGTGTGTATCTTGATCATGTATAAAATCCAATGATATTGGGTGGCCTGTGATTCATGCTGAtgtgtgtggaagaataattttagggtaacatagcattcatctttaagaaatagcataaagggttaataactATTGGAAtcaagataaaggtcaagtgaacaacaaaatgtacactgaaatataagaattggtttaggaaaaatactgagatggtcaagtaaataaagaatgtaccagtagaaaggttgatgtaatatacaaaatgtactgaagaatgactaagagatgactaagaaatcagcagatgccctataaacgagaatggacagttgttatatgcacagaaatttcaagggctgtggctcatctcaaaaggtataagaagaaccagaatataatataattttattttatataaataatttgggtGTAAACtgacaaaccaaccagagtaaaacgtatgcattgattgacactgtatgtaaatttaacagtttataaaatgaacctctatcttTTGTTTCTCTGactattctgatcattctgactatGCTGCAATAGACTGCTTTTAAAGTATGCTCCttccaaggcattttgccaaggtgtaattaaaagatacaatgaacagcttttctcctgcctgatttctaaattgtcctgttagaggacgtttctttctttaataagatgttaaatttcgaccacaggTGTCATGTCTTCTCAAATAGGTGTGGTGGCAGATCATAGGCAATCTGTCTTTAATTCATATAATGCTATTCATAAAGTATTCCATCTCAGAATAGTTTAGGGctgaaatgtatttcaaaataaagagTAAATAGAGTAAAGCAATAATAGCAATGGTGTCAAAACCGTCATAGTCAGCCACTTGCCTGAAATCTTACCCGTCATTAAACATAATGTAATTtcaacacatacagtggtgtgaaaaactatttgcccccttcctgatttcttattcttttgcatgtttgtcacacaaaaatgtttctgatcatcaaaaacatttaaccattagtcaaatataacacaagtaaatacaaaatgcagtttttaaatgatgttttttttatttagggagaaaaaaaatcctaacctacatggccctgtgtaaaaaataacctaactttggtgtatcacacctgagttcaatttctgtagccacccccaggcctgattactgccacacctgtttcaatcaagaaatcacttaaataggagctgcctgacacagagaaatagaccaaaagcacctcaaaagctagacatcatgccaagatccaaagaaattcaggaacaaatgagaacagaagtaattgagatctatcagtctggtaaaggttataaagccatttctaaagctttgggactccagcgagccacaatgagagccattatccacaaatggcaaaaacatggaacagtggtgaaccttcccaggagtggccggccaaccaaaattaccccaagagcgcagagacgactcatccgagaggtcacaaaagaccccaggacaacgtctaaagaactgcaggccacacttgcctcaattaaggtcagtgttcacgactccaccataagaaagagactgggcaaaaacggcctgcatggcagattttcaagacgcaaaccactgttaagcaaaaagaacattagggcttgtctcaattttgctaaaaaacatctcaatgattgccaagacttgggaaaataccttgtggactgatgagacaaaagttgaactttttggaaggcaaatgtcccgttacatctggcgtaaaaggaacacagcatttcagaaaagaacatcataccaacagtaaaatatggtggtggtagtgtgatggtctggggttgttttgctgcttcaggacctggaaggcttgctgtgatagatggaacaatgaattctactgtctaccaaaaaatcctgaaggagaatgtccggccatctgttcgtcaactcaagctgaagcgatcttgggtgctgcaacaggacaatgacccaaaacacaccagcaaatccacctctgaatggctgaagaaaaacaaaatgaagactttggagtggcctagtcaaagtcctgacctgaatccaattgagatgctatggcatgaccttaaaaaggcggttcatgctagaaaaccctcaaataaagctgaattacaacaattctgcaaagatgagtgggccaaaattcctccagagtgctgtaaaagactcattgcaagttatcgcaaacgcttgattgcagttattgctgctaagggtggcccagccagttattaggttcagggggcaattactttttcacacagggccatgtaggtttggattttcttttctccctaaataataaaaaccatcatttaaaaactgcattttgtgtttacttgtgttatatttgactaatggttaaatgtgtttgatgatcataaacattttgtgtgacaaacatgcaaaagaataagaaataagattAAGAAAATAAGATTTTGGGACTGGACGTTAaccttctttaattttttcacagCTTTTTTTTCCACAATGTTCCAGGAACCGGAAGAATAACTGTAAAGGGGTCATCGTACAGGAGATTGATGACATGTTGCGTGCCCAACAgatatgaaagtaagaatttcaactTCATCTGTGTAGGTTGTTGTGGGGAGGCTACACTGTCACACGCTGGCTGCAGCCTGCATCCGCATAAAACCTCTTCTCACTTTTTACATCTCTCACTTTGTTTCACTgtgatttctttttctattttttttccaagaatACAAATTGCTACTTTTTCATCTTGGATtaatagtttgtttcagattctgaTTAAATTGAAATGGTAACTTTTGCTGTTATTTGAGTCTCATCATAAAATTTGTAAATTGCTTGATGCTGCTGGATGCCTTTTTATTAAacgtacatatatttatttattttttgacaactTGGAGatccaattttaaaaatattctgttttttccaaTATACTATGCATACCTCTGAGTATGTTTCTAGCCCAGTGCTTCAGCACTGATGCATGCTCTCACCAATGATTCTTTCAGTCACACAGTAGCTCTTCCAACTTGGCTTCATGTGCATCTCACTTTTTTCTGGACATTTGAGTGGATCATTACCCTACTGGCAACATCTTTCTCATGGACTAAGACAATCACTGCTGGGTTACCCCGCCATTATACCGTAGCTTGCACGTTTCTGGTAAtgcttttttttgctgccttgtaGTATTAATTCACATATTTTGCTGGACAAAAAACTGCTTGGAGATTCACTGTCAGAGATCAGCTCAGCGtttctgtgctgtgctgctcTGCTTTACTGTCCTGGTGTTCTCTCACTTCTCTTTTCTCCCTACTATGTATGAATTGGTTTTCCACTTTGCTGAATTACTTTTGTGATGAACTTCTTCATGTTAAATGCTCTGTCAATAGCAGATGGTCAAACTGGAATAATCTTAAAACATTCTTCTTACTGTGAAATTTGAAGTATATTTACAGGACATTGTTACATTCCCAGGCTGTGTCTGGGAGTTCATCAGCACTTTTGATTCTGAAGTATGCCATACAGCTCAGGGCATTGATCACAAGGGTCAATACACTAAATCTATGCTATACTGAAATAAACTCTGGAGATGGATCTGTACGTAACAAAAGGTTAGTCAATGGAGAAACACCAGAGCTGTCTGATTTGCTGGGACTGCAATCTCAATTTTCCTTTAActgaaacatagaaaaaaaacttaatgagTTTGCATCTCTAAATGAGGTGACTCCATCTGGTTATATTTACTTTGCTGTAGCACATGGCTCTAGTCTGCTGAACAGTCTGGCGGGAATTGTTATATCAGATCCAAACATGACAATAATAACCATTGAATGGATATTCATTTGATGTTAAGATCAGATCTAAATATCATGATGACGCTTTGTagttaataataatcataataatcaaAAGGATGTGGAAATGTTCAAATACAAGGTTTATGTCACTGTCATGAAGCACTCTAGCACTCATTTTCAGCAACATTAAGAATAATATAGTAATGAGCACTGAGATAGAAAGGCCAAGGCACACATGCAGCATGTGGATAAACTCTAATATTTCACAATAAATGGAACAGACTCACCAGCCTCCTGTTATAGCCCAGGGTAGAGTTCTGCGCAGGACTGATTTTTTAAACCCACACACGCCCGCTCCCACAGTACTACATCCCACGCCTGTTCGCTCCCGCATACACTTGGCTTCATTTCTTCTGCTCCCACCTGCATCCTAACCATTTTTGTCCTGCTCCTGCCCTTAGAGATGTATTGCttccattaaagaaaaaacatatatCCATAGTTGATAAGCCTGCTTAAAATAATTGTGTACAGGAAGGTGTCTGAAGTTTTCCCTCTTTGGCTCAGttgtctttttcactttttttgcaaCAATTCTGCTTCATCACtgtttaatatccatccatccatccattatccaacctgctatatcctaactacagggtcacaggagtctgctcgagccaatcccagccaacataggacacaaggcaggaaacaaaccccaggcagggcgccagcccaccgcagtcactGTTTAATACAGATTTTCAAATGGGACTTGAATAATAATTTCTGAGCACAAGTCTGCATGCCTTTTTCACAGAAAGGAACAAAAAAGAGTGGTGTAAGCAATGTATCTTGTTACAGCTTTGTAAGTAGGCAACCACTTACTATTCCATATGGAAGTAAACTATGAGCTATGTTAATAATTGCAATTCACAAATGGGATGAACCCTGTAAAATAACATTCATAGATCTGTGTCCCCAGATACCAGAAGAATAACCTCAAAGAGTGGTCACAGGAAAAACGTACATACATTGTCTTTGACAATCTTTGCCTCGATCTTTCCATCTTCATTGGgaaatgtttttgtaattaaCCCAATAGGCCATTCGTGCCTCTTAACTTGATTGTCCTTCGTCATCACCACATCTCTTTCTTTTAGGTTTATCAGtttcttaaaaacattttggtgtgtccCAGATATATTTGCTCAGAATATAATGTGTTAATGAAATCtgaattaaggaaaaagaagataATTCTGGTCACTGGACTAAATTGAACCAATAACAGATAAACACAGGCACTGGTCATGCGGTGAACCCAACACATCCATAGTAAATATCAAACAGCAAAGCAACATTCTGTCACAAGTCCACACAGCTTACTGGGGTAACAATGGTGTGTCAGTCTCatctcaattaaaataaagggcaGGACAATTGTGTACATCCCATGATTTAGCCACTGTGGTATAAAGTTGTCTAAGTGCCGAGGGTAAACCAAATCTGAGTCATACAGGTATAAGGCACACGTCATGGTCACAACAAACACTCCTACAGGAAATGCTAACACGGCCATTAACCAGTTATGAAACCCAATGAGCTGCCTTACTTGTTCTTGATTTTAGTTCGCTTTTGTATGCAGACTTGACAAATCAGTCAATACACAGACTCCAAATAAATCGCGTGTATAAACAGGTTTATGAATGTTAGAAACTTTCAGCTGCCCCCATTACTTTGGCGAGTGGGCATATTGATGGTTTTATACTTGCAGATGATGGAGAAGTATGCAAATAGGATTGCTAGCCTAAGAACATGGAAAGGGATGAGagtcatattttcctttttaaaagtgTGCTTAATGGACAAAAGATTGTTAAGGGGTTGTTCTCTGTTACAAAGAAATGGATGAGGGGCCACTCAACTGCTTAAGTTATTCTTGAAGATTTCCATATTCAATATGTGGAGGAAAGTCTTGTCTGCAACAGAGGGTGCTAACTTGCCTAAATTCTGTGACCAAGAGCTAGTAAATCTCTCTTGAGAGCTTCTCTTTCACGCAAATACTGCCTTCACAAGGTTTAAAGTAGTTTGGCCGACCATTTTCAAGGACACTGTTTTTGAGGACATTCAAAGAGGGCTTGTGGGCGGCCCCCAAACAGACATCAACAACAATGACCCAAGGGTCTAATCATTGAGCACAGGGGATGTTATTTGGACCATGTATTGGCTTCTTAATTTGTCAGCACGAACAATGTCTCTGTGGATGAAGAGGTGGAATAATTTTTGCAATAATTCTGAGATAAGGATGGATGTGTGCAGCTTCAACTGTGGGGATTTCATCCCTCTTGTTGGGTATCAAATTGCACTCAGTAAGGGTTGGTAGCATAAGCCAAACTTCTCCATTAGCTGATTCCACCACAAATCCACTGGCTCATCTTTCAACCATTTCTGTAGTTCCAGCACATCCAACTGGatgttgaaaatgttaaaaaatgcagaTCCTGCAAATGACACACTGCTCTGATCATCTAGCattgtgtacatttttaatttcttttcagggTGTCCTTTTGGATACACATTTACTAAGCATATTTGCCCCAGAAACTCTTTCCGCAGACCCCTGTACCTATAGACGTAGCCACAGTTTGAGCATGTTCAGTTTGCTCCCTGCCATGCTTTGTAGCAGAAGGGTTAGGTTCACTTGTAACCCAGGGTGCAGGACCTGCATGGAAAGCTGAAATGTGCCAGTCACTGAGACATTCTGAACAGTGGATGACAGGTTTACAGTCTTAAGAAGGGTGGCTTGATGAAGCACAGTATCTGAAACAAATGCTGTATTCCTTAAGGAAGTTCTTGAATTCTTCATGTGGTCTTTCTCTGAATGCTCTTCAGGTTTACAGAGCATGAGGCTTATTATGAATTGGAAATGTTTTGGATGGATCCTTTAGAGATTTTCAGATGAGGAAGGTGTTAAAGATTGTGCAATAGCAGATTTGTTTGCTGAGATGGGATTGTTAAGTTTCCATGGTTTAGACAATGACCCCTCACTCCTGGATTACTCTGCCCTAGAGCTGTGAGAAAAAAGCTGTGATCAGTTCTCATCTCTGAATAGCAACACACAAAATTTACAAAGAATGAATATGGAGGATATTGTACATGATTTTCTCTTCTGTACCATGAGCCTTGAGAAATCCATTTTCTGTTAAAGGTTGTGGGACAGCTTCTCCACAAAAGGACTTATTCCACTGGCCATACTGAGAAACTTAATTCCAGGTAAGTAACCCTAATTGTTTGCTGCTTCTGTTTCAAGGAGCAAATTGCCAAGCTCATAGTCTTTTACTGAAATTTTTAGAAAGCCTTCAAGTCTAGTGAAAAGTGTAGCCTCAATTGCTTCTGGAGAGCCATAACATCTGTGTAGTCTTTTCCAAACCATTTTCAAGCCAGACAATGAGTGATGGACATGAACTGCTCTGATCCTTTTAGCATGCTGCCGTGACTAGCCATCAAGCCACTTAATAAGAAGGTCTAGTTCTTCACTTACTGGAGTTTCAGGTTCAGTTCTTTCTATGGCATTGTGAAAGTTACATTTCCATTACAGATAATCTGCTGGCTGATTGTCAAACATTTTAAGTACTCCCGTTAAAAGTTCCCAACAAGCCAAATATGCTGCAAGGTCAGATGTATCTATAGATCTGCTTGAAAAGATGGGCAGGGGctggttttctttaaatgttgctgTATTGAATTGCGAGTGTGCATTGGAGGCCTTTACACCAGAGTCAAAATAAAGGAAATGTATGTAGTCTTTAGCTTGAATCCTTTGCTTTAATGGTTCTTTGGTAAGAAAATGCAAGGGTTCTGATTACAGAAAATTTTGGTTGTCATGAAGGGCATTACCAAAGTCTAATTGTGTGAAAGGTGGAGGATAAGTGATTGTTCCTTCCTGAATGTTATACTGAAGTTCTCTGTTGTTGTCATGAACAGCAAAATACACTTGGATATATTCTTGAGTTCAATGAATTGATCATTGGGATGACAGGAGGTATT is a genomic window containing:
- the LOC120539791 gene encoding androgen-induced gene 1 protein-like codes for the protein MTLIPFHVLRLAILFAYFSIICKYKTINMPTRQSNGGS